The Saccharopolyspora gloriosae genome window below encodes:
- the helR gene encoding RNA polymerase recycling motor ATPase HelR, translated as MSTQGYEEELRSERGYVADLYARLDAERARVKGEFDAALLGNGGTAVERDVEVRTRAKEMKRLDVADNGLCFGRLDSLDDERSYIGRIGIFDEDDEYEPLLLDWRAPAARPFYVATGATPENMRRRRQFHARGRRIVEFTDEVLGRPSGEERGDAALLAAVNAPRGAGMRDIVATIQGEQDEIIRLDHSGVLVIEGGPGTGKTVVALHRVAYLLYTQRERMERHGVLVVGPNPEFLTYIGRVLPSLGESDVVFMTAGDLLPGLRVTAEDVPEVVRRKGSLAMLDVLAAAVAARQRVPEEPLPVQLGGTAQRITADVAEWAREEARSSGLPHNEARAVFAEIITYVLTERALSRIARGWPGGDDRVTRERLKAELLAELAGDEAFTAALDELWPVLTPEDVLAGLYSSPERLRAAGADPSLLRADGAAWTVSDVPLLDELVDLLGRDKAAEERAARAAERERAAEAEYASDVMDQLTGRQDSMDDEDHLYATDLLGAADLANRFVEHDTRDLAERAAADREWTYRHVVVDEAQELSEMDWRVLMRRCPSRSFTVVGDLAQRRSEAGATSWGAMLEPYVPGRWAYRSLTVNYRTPAEIMNVAAALLAEFAPDGKPPESVRSCGVEPWSRKVTADELPAVVEEFVRDEAGRDGTSVVIGPPEVPGAVPAADTKGLEYDAVLVVDPERILADGPRGAAELYVALTRATQRLGVLHTGSLPPALSGLAERDGSA; from the coding sequence GTGTCAACTCAGGGGTACGAAGAAGAACTGCGGTCCGAGCGTGGCTACGTGGCCGATCTCTACGCGCGGCTCGACGCGGAACGGGCGCGGGTGAAGGGCGAGTTCGACGCGGCGTTGCTGGGCAACGGCGGGACGGCCGTGGAGCGCGACGTCGAGGTGCGCACGCGGGCCAAGGAGATGAAGCGGCTGGACGTGGCCGACAACGGGCTGTGCTTCGGCCGGCTGGACTCGCTGGACGATGAGCGCTCCTACATCGGCCGGATCGGCATCTTCGACGAGGACGACGAGTACGAGCCGCTGCTGCTGGACTGGCGGGCACCCGCGGCGCGCCCGTTCTACGTCGCGACCGGGGCCACGCCGGAGAACATGCGCAGGCGGCGCCAGTTCCACGCGCGCGGGCGACGGATCGTCGAGTTCACCGACGAGGTGCTCGGCCGCCCGTCCGGCGAGGAGCGCGGCGACGCGGCGCTGCTCGCGGCGGTCAACGCGCCGCGCGGAGCGGGGATGCGCGACATCGTCGCGACGATCCAGGGCGAGCAGGACGAGATCATCCGCCTCGACCACTCCGGCGTGCTCGTGATCGAGGGCGGCCCGGGCACCGGGAAGACGGTGGTGGCGTTGCACCGCGTCGCCTACCTGCTCTACACCCAGCGGGAGCGGATGGAACGCCACGGCGTGCTCGTGGTCGGCCCCAACCCGGAGTTCCTGACCTACATCGGCCGCGTGCTGCCGTCACTGGGCGAGTCCGACGTGGTGTTCATGACGGCGGGCGACCTCCTGCCCGGCCTGCGCGTGACGGCCGAGGACGTGCCGGAAGTGGTGCGGCGCAAGGGATCGCTGGCGATGCTGGACGTGCTCGCCGCGGCGGTCGCCGCGCGCCAGCGGGTGCCGGAGGAGCCGCTGCCGGTGCAGCTGGGCGGGACCGCGCAGCGGATCACCGCCGACGTCGCCGAGTGGGCGCGGGAGGAGGCCCGGTCGTCCGGGCTCCCGCACAACGAGGCCCGCGCGGTCTTCGCCGAGATCATCACCTACGTGCTCACCGAGCGGGCGCTGTCCCGGATCGCGCGCGGCTGGCCGGGTGGCGACGACCGGGTGACGCGGGAGCGGTTGAAGGCGGAGCTGCTGGCGGAACTGGCCGGTGACGAGGCGTTCACCGCCGCGCTCGACGAGCTGTGGCCGGTGCTGACGCCGGAGGACGTCCTCGCCGGGCTGTACTCCAGCCCGGAGCGCCTGCGCGCGGCGGGCGCCGACCCGTCGCTGCTGCGCGCCGACGGCGCCGCGTGGACGGTGTCGGACGTGCCGCTGCTCGACGAGCTCGTCGACCTGCTCGGCAGGGACAAGGCCGCCGAGGAGCGCGCCGCGCGCGCCGCCGAGCGGGAACGCGCCGCCGAAGCCGAGTACGCGTCGGACGTGATGGACCAGCTCACCGGCCGCCAGGACTCGATGGACGACGAGGACCACCTCTACGCCACCGACCTGCTGGGCGCCGCGGACCTCGCGAACCGCTTCGTCGAGCACGACACCCGCGACCTCGCCGAACGCGCCGCCGCGGACCGGGAGTGGACGTACCGCCACGTCGTCGTCGACGAAGCGCAGGAACTGTCCGAAATGGACTGGCGGGTGCTGATGCGGCGCTGCCCGAGCCGGTCCTTCACGGTCGTCGGCGACCTGGCGCAACGCCGCTCGGAGGCCGGGGCGACGTCGTGGGGCGCGATGCTGGAGCCGTACGTGCCCGGCCGCTGGGCCTACCGGTCGCTCACGGTGAACTACCGCACCCCGGCGGAGATCATGAACGTCGCCGCGGCGCTGCTCGCCGAGTTCGCCCCCGACGGCAAGCCGCCGGAGTCGGTCCGCTCGTGCGGCGTCGAGCCGTGGTCCAGGAAGGTCACCGCGGACGAACTTCCCGCCGTCGTCGAGGAATTCGTGCGGGACGAGGCGGGTCGCGACGGCACCAGCGTCGTGATCGGGCCGCCGGAGGTGCCGGGCGCGGTCCCGGCGGCGGACACGAAGGGCCTGGAGTACGACGCGGTCCTCGTCGTGGACCCGGAGCGCATCCTCGCCGACGGCCCGCGCGGCGCGGCGGAGCTCTACGTCGCCCTCACCCGAGCCACCCAACGCCTCGGCGTCCTGCACACGGGCTCGCTGCCCCCGGCGCTGTCGGGCCTCGCGGAACGGGACGGCTCGGCGTAG
- a CDS encoding YbfB/YjiJ family MFS transporter, translated as MSQERELSPPTITAAPRPFAIDVLVAFGLALGSSSAQGLGRFAYGLLLPSMSGALHWSFATAGLMNTANALGYLLGALVAAPAARRWNPRRLFVSGLIATALLLFAAALTGDVVVLFVLRLATGVAGAVAFVLGGVLATGFSQGRPGGRSAVLLGIYFSGGGLGVLLSGLALPPVLRAGPPDDAWRWGWVVLGALAALSVLLVIPAARRTAAPPPSPDGARFSPKPIIATLIAYGLFGVGYIAYMTFIGAYLEAGGAGTAEVSVFWSVLGASAIAGGFAWGPMLGRLHGGRALAVLLVVLAVGAALPLISTGVVAEFASALLFGCSFLSVVTAVTTTARHALPPHRWAAAIGALTTVFAAGQCAGPVLAGVLSDGGGIGTGLLMSVGILACAALVALAQPAAR; from the coding sequence ATGTCGCAGGAGCGCGAACTTTCCCCGCCCACGATCACCGCCGCCCCGAGGCCGTTCGCGATCGACGTGCTGGTGGCGTTCGGGCTGGCGCTCGGATCGTCGTCCGCGCAGGGGCTCGGGCGGTTCGCCTACGGGCTGCTGCTGCCGTCGATGAGCGGTGCGCTGCACTGGTCGTTCGCGACGGCCGGGCTGATGAACACCGCGAACGCGCTCGGCTACCTGCTGGGCGCGCTCGTCGCGGCCCCGGCCGCGCGCCGCTGGAACCCGCGCCGGCTGTTCGTCTCCGGCCTGATCGCCACCGCGCTGCTGCTGTTCGCCGCCGCGCTCACCGGCGACGTCGTGGTGCTGTTCGTGCTGCGGCTGGCGACCGGTGTCGCGGGCGCGGTGGCCTTCGTGCTCGGCGGCGTGCTCGCCACCGGTTTCAGCCAGGGCAGGCCCGGCGGGCGGTCCGCGGTGCTGCTCGGCATCTACTTCAGCGGCGGCGGGCTCGGCGTGCTGCTGTCCGGCCTGGCGCTGCCACCGGTGCTGCGGGCGGGTCCGCCGGACGACGCGTGGCGCTGGGGCTGGGTGGTGCTCGGCGCGCTGGCGGCCCTGTCGGTGCTGCTGGTGATCCCGGCGGCCAGGCGGACCGCGGCGCCGCCGCCGTCGCCGGACGGGGCGCGGTTCTCGCCGAAGCCGATCATCGCCACCTTGATCGCCTACGGCCTGTTCGGCGTCGGGTACATCGCGTACATGACCTTCATCGGCGCCTACCTGGAAGCGGGCGGGGCGGGCACCGCGGAGGTCTCGGTGTTCTGGTCGGTGCTGGGCGCTTCCGCGATCGCGGGCGGTTTCGCGTGGGGGCCGATGCTGGGGCGGTTGCACGGCGGCCGGGCGCTGGCGGTGCTGCTGGTGGTCCTGGCGGTGGGCGCGGCGCTGCCGCTGATCTCCACCGGCGTCGTGGCCGAGTTCGCCTCCGCGCTGCTGTTCGGCTGCTCGTTCCTGTCCGTGGTCACCGCCGTGACCACCACCGCGCGCCACGCGCTGCCGCCGCACCGGTGGGCCGCCGCGATCGGCGCGCTCACCACCGTGTTCGCCGCCGGCCAGTGCGCGGGTCCGGTGCTGGCGGGGGTGCTCTCCGACGGCGGCGGCATCGGCACCGGCCTGCTCATGTCCGTCGGCATCCTGGCGTGCGCGGCGCTGGTCGCCCTCGCCCAGCCCGCGGCCCGGTGA
- a CDS encoding Scr1 family TA system antitoxin-like transcriptional regulator, whose protein sequence is MPADTIRVTPRARALAAAIRSTRENSGISGRELSKRLGLSHGTVSHWETGRRIPTPEDVASFLAVAGVTGKERQRLLDLARHASEPNWLTVGMPGIPQQLAGAVECERSASAIVEWAPMAVPGLLQTAGYSRAVSAAGGLTSDETERRATVRAGRREIILRDDPVRFTALIGEHSLSDRIGTPPVMLDQLHFLLELAERDNVTIQVVPPRVGWHPGLAGPFVLYDFPDSPAVVHFEHYSSGAFVPDDDDVQAYRQAVSRIRELALSPADTIDLITESASELERSA, encoded by the coding sequence GTGCCCGCAGACACCATCCGAGTCACGCCCCGAGCGCGCGCGCTCGCCGCCGCCATTCGATCCACCAGGGAGAACTCCGGAATCAGCGGCCGGGAATTGAGCAAAAGGCTCGGCCTGAGCCACGGAACCGTGTCGCACTGGGAAACCGGCCGCCGCATTCCGACACCGGAGGACGTCGCCTCGTTCCTCGCGGTGGCGGGCGTGACCGGAAAGGAACGGCAACGACTGCTCGACCTCGCCCGGCACGCGAGCGAACCGAATTGGCTCACCGTGGGAATGCCCGGAATTCCGCAGCAGCTCGCGGGCGCCGTGGAATGCGAGCGGTCCGCTTCGGCGATCGTCGAGTGGGCGCCGATGGCCGTGCCCGGCCTGCTGCAGACCGCGGGCTACTCCCGCGCGGTCTCGGCAGCGGGCGGGCTCACCTCCGATGAGACCGAACGGCGAGCCACCGTCCGAGCCGGGCGGCGCGAGATCATTCTGCGGGATGATCCGGTTCGATTCACCGCGTTGATCGGTGAGCACAGCCTTTCCGATCGGATCGGAACTCCGCCGGTGATGCTGGACCAGCTGCACTTCCTGCTGGAACTCGCGGAACGCGACAACGTCACGATCCAGGTCGTGCCGCCCCGCGTCGGCTGGCATCCGGGACTGGCAGGCCCGTTCGTGCTCTACGACTTCCCCGATTCGCCCGCGGTCGTGCACTTCGAGCACTACAGTTCCGGTGCTTTCGTCCCGGACGACGACGACGTCCAGGCATATCGGCAGGCCGTGAGCAGAATTCGCGAACTCGCGCTGAGCCCGGCCGACACGATCGATCTGATCACGGAATCAGCGAGCGAACTGGAGAGATCAGCATGA
- a CDS encoding DUF397 domain-containing protein — MTPTNWRTSTYTHPNGNCVEVGRLGDRATVRDTKNRTAGYLTIGEAQWATFVREIASGRYDR, encoded by the coding sequence ATGACCCCGACGAACTGGCGCACGTCGACCTACACCCACCCCAACGGCAACTGCGTGGAGGTGGGCAGGCTTGGAGATCGCGCCACCGTCCGCGACACGAAGAACCGCACCGCCGGGTACCTGACCATCGGTGAAGCGCAGTGGGCGACGTTCGTGCGGGAGATCGCCTCCGGCCGCTACGACCGGTGA
- a CDS encoding ferredoxin, with amino-acid sequence MKITIDEDRCCGAGQCVLEAPDVFDQRAEDGVVVLLDAAPPAELHEASRSAEQLCPTAAIEISE; translated from the coding sequence ATGAAGATCACGATCGACGAGGACAGGTGCTGCGGCGCGGGGCAGTGCGTGCTGGAGGCACCGGACGTGTTCGACCAGCGCGCTGAGGACGGCGTGGTGGTGCTGCTCGACGCCGCTCCTCCCGCCGAACTGCACGAGGCGAGCCGGTCGGCGGAGCAGCTGTGCCCGACCGCGGCCATCGAGATCAGCGAATGA
- a CDS encoding NAD(P)/FAD-dependent oxidoreductase yields the protein MTTGRIAIVGASAAGLTAAEALRREGWDGRISLIGDEPHEPYDRPPLSKQVLAGKWEPERTGLRAADALTGLDLDLRLGTTATGLDVPNRRVLLGEEALDCDGVIIATGVAARALPGAAHGAHVLRGLDDALALRARLANPGRRLVIVGAGVLGVEVAAVARELGHEVVVVAPEAAPMERAVGIEAGDLLAEAHRAHGVRLRLGELVDGLLDDGGRARGVRLADGSELTGDAVLIAIGCTPAVQWLRDGPLDLADGIGCDSYCAAAPGIYAAGDVARWHHPVLRRPVRIEHRMNATEQGMAAARNLLAELDPERFGTRREFAPVPYFWSDQYGFKVQAYGDLADADQVQLRVLDKTDPGAPKAAALYRRGDSAFGALSIGVPPKQARALRGAVATPQPWEQALGVLDELAS from the coding sequence ATGACCACCGGCCGCATCGCGATCGTCGGCGCCTCCGCCGCGGGGCTCACCGCGGCCGAGGCGTTGCGCCGCGAGGGCTGGGACGGCCGGATCAGCCTCATCGGCGACGAGCCGCACGAGCCCTACGACCGGCCACCGCTGTCCAAGCAGGTGCTCGCGGGCAAGTGGGAACCGGAGCGGACCGGGCTGCGGGCGGCGGACGCCCTCACCGGGCTCGACCTGGATCTGCGGCTGGGCACCACCGCGACCGGACTCGACGTCCCGAACCGCCGCGTGCTGCTCGGCGAGGAGGCGCTGGACTGCGACGGCGTGATCATCGCGACCGGGGTCGCGGCGCGCGCGCTGCCCGGTGCAGCGCACGGCGCGCACGTGCTGCGCGGCCTCGACGACGCGCTGGCGCTGCGCGCCCGGCTCGCGAACCCGGGACGGCGGCTGGTGATCGTCGGAGCGGGCGTGCTGGGCGTGGAGGTCGCCGCCGTGGCCCGCGAACTCGGTCACGAAGTCGTGGTGGTCGCTCCCGAGGCGGCCCCGATGGAACGGGCGGTGGGCATCGAGGCCGGTGACCTGCTGGCCGAGGCGCACCGCGCCCACGGCGTCCGGCTGCGGCTCGGCGAGCTCGTGGACGGGCTGCTCGACGACGGCGGACGGGCCCGCGGCGTGCGGCTCGCGGACGGCTCGGAGCTCACCGGCGACGCGGTGCTGATCGCGATCGGCTGCACCCCGGCCGTGCAGTGGCTGCGGGACGGGCCGCTCGACCTCGCCGACGGGATCGGCTGCGACTCGTACTGCGCCGCGGCACCGGGGATCTACGCCGCCGGCGACGTGGCCCGCTGGCACCACCCCGTGCTCAGGCGCCCGGTGCGGATCGAGCACCGGATGAACGCCACCGAGCAGGGCATGGCGGCGGCGCGGAACCTGCTCGCCGAACTGGACCCGGAGCGCTTCGGCACCCGCCGGGAGTTCGCACCGGTGCCGTACTTCTGGTCCGACCAGTACGGGTTCAAGGTCCAGGCCTACGGCGACCTCGCCGACGCGGACCAGGTCCAGCTGCGAGTGCTGGACAAGACCGATCCGGGCGCCCCGAAGGCCGCCGCGCTCTACCGGCGCGGGGACTCGGCGTTCGGCGCCCTCTCGATCGGCGTACCGCCGAAGCAGGCCCGCGCGCTGCGCGGCGCGGTGGCGACACCGCAACCGTGGGAGCAGGCGCTCGGCGTCCTCGACGAACTGGCGAGCTGA
- the metG gene encoding methionine--tRNA ligase, translated as MARHLVTSALPYINGIKHLGNMVGSMLPADVYSRYLRQRGHEVLYICATDEHGTPAELAAADAGLPVAEFCEQQHRVQAEIYRGFQLSFDHFGRSSSEQNKEITQHFARKLHEHGFIEQKSIRQVYSAADGRFLPDRYIIGTCPHCGYEKARGDQCENCTRVLDPTDLIEPRSAISGSTELEVRETKHLFLTQSKLTDEVERWLDSASAEWPNLSSSIARKWLTEGLRDRSITRDLDWGIPVPADTWPELAAEGKVFYVWFDAPIEYIGATKEWADQAPQDRDWKSWWYEADDVTYTEFMAKDNVPFHTVMFPATELGTREPWKMVDFVQSFNWLTYYGGKFSTSDQRGIFTNQALELLPADYWRYFLIANAPESDDASFSWELFASVVNKDLADTLGNFVNRVLSFSRKRFGDQVPAGSAAGEPEQRLAAEIGGLIEDYQTHLEAKQFRKAAQALRSLWSAGNSYLEEKAPWIEIRTDQDAAALTLRTAMNLIYLYAVLSEPLIPSAAQAMRAAFASDDPARRWVSPDEAKSFALVEAGTDFTIPPVLFAKITEDDLENYRTRFGGSPDAA; from the coding sequence ATGGCCCGCCACCTCGTCACCAGTGCGCTTCCGTACATCAACGGCATCAAGCACCTGGGCAACATGGTCGGCTCCATGCTCCCCGCCGACGTCTACTCGCGGTACCTGCGCCAGCGCGGGCACGAGGTGCTCTACATCTGCGCCACCGACGAGCACGGCACCCCGGCGGAGCTGGCCGCCGCCGACGCGGGCCTGCCGGTGGCGGAGTTCTGCGAGCAGCAGCACCGGGTGCAGGCCGAGATCTACCGCGGCTTCCAGCTCTCCTTCGACCACTTCGGGCGCAGCTCGTCGGAGCAGAACAAGGAGATCACCCAGCACTTCGCGCGCAAGCTGCACGAGCACGGCTTCATCGAGCAGAAGTCGATCCGCCAGGTGTACTCGGCCGCCGACGGCCGGTTCCTGCCGGACCGCTACATCATCGGCACCTGCCCGCACTGCGGGTACGAGAAGGCGCGCGGCGACCAGTGCGAGAACTGCACGCGCGTGCTGGACCCGACGGACCTGATCGAGCCGCGCTCGGCCATCAGCGGCAGCACCGAGCTGGAGGTCCGCGAGACCAAGCACCTGTTCCTCACCCAGTCGAAGCTCACCGACGAGGTGGAGCGCTGGCTGGACTCGGCGAGCGCGGAGTGGCCGAACCTGTCGTCGTCCATCGCCCGCAAGTGGCTCACCGAAGGCCTGCGGGACCGGTCGATCACCCGCGACCTGGACTGGGGCATCCCGGTGCCCGCCGACACGTGGCCCGAGCTGGCCGCCGAGGGCAAGGTCTTCTACGTCTGGTTCGACGCGCCCATCGAGTACATCGGCGCCACCAAGGAGTGGGCCGACCAGGCGCCGCAGGACCGGGACTGGAAGTCCTGGTGGTACGAGGCCGACGACGTGACCTACACGGAGTTCATGGCCAAGGACAACGTCCCGTTCCACACGGTGATGTTCCCGGCCACCGAGCTCGGCACCCGCGAGCCGTGGAAGATGGTCGACTTCGTCCAGTCGTTCAACTGGCTCACCTACTACGGCGGGAAGTTCTCCACCAGCGACCAGCGCGGGATCTTCACGAACCAGGCACTGGAGCTGCTGCCCGCCGACTACTGGCGCTACTTCCTCATCGCGAACGCGCCCGAGTCCGACGACGCCTCGTTCTCGTGGGAGCTGTTCGCCTCGGTGGTGAACAAGGACCTCGCGGACACCTTGGGCAACTTCGTGAATCGCGTGCTGTCGTTCAGCCGCAAGCGCTTCGGCGACCAGGTCCCCGCCGGGAGCGCCGCCGGTGAACCGGAGCAGCGGCTCGCCGCCGAGATCGGCGGGCTCATCGAGGACTACCAGACGCACCTGGAGGCCAAGCAGTTCCGCAAGGCCGCCCAGGCGCTGCGGTCGCTGTGGAGCGCGGGCAACTCCTACCTGGAGGAGAAGGCGCCCTGGATCGAGATCCGCACCGACCAGGACGCCGCGGCGCTGACGCTGCGCACCGCGATGAACCTGATCTACCTGTACGCGGTGCTGTCGGAGCCGCTGATCCCGTCCGCGGCGCAGGCCATGCGGGCGGCGTTCGCCTCCGACGACCCGGCGCGCCGCTGGGTGTCGCCGGACGAGGCGAAGTCCTTCGCGCTGGTCGAGGCGGGCACGGACTTCACCATCCCGCCGGTGCTGTTCGCCAAGATCACCGAGGACGACCTGGAGAACTACCGCACCCGCTTCGGCGGCTCACCCGACGCCGCCTGA
- the cobA gene encoding uroporphyrinogen-III C-methyltransferase: MTTHSSAQNSPGEHHYFAGLDLTGKRVVVVGAGSVAQRRVPRLINAGARVEVVSPEATPAVEAMAEAGELTWHRRPYAEGDLDGAWYAVACATGSEVNEAVAAEAERSRVFCVRADDAAQGTAVTPAVAEHGGLLLGVLAGGAHRRSAAVRDALVAALRTGVVDESAERPAPGVALVGGGPGAPDLITVRGRQLLGQADVVITDRLAPRELLEELGPHVEVVDASKIPYGRAANQDVINELLVEHARAGKFVVRLKGGDPYVFGRGYEELLACVDAGVPVTTVPGITSAFSVPSAADVPVTHRGVAHEVVVVSGHVGPHDETSLVDWPALARLKGTLVLMMAVKRIGEFAAVLIEHGRDPKSPVAIVQEGTMRTQHAVRSTLAEAADSVRDNDIKPPAVIIVGPVADLTPESRR; encoded by the coding sequence ATGACCACGCACTCTTCTGCGCAGAACTCGCCCGGCGAACACCACTACTTCGCGGGACTCGACCTCACGGGGAAGCGGGTGGTGGTCGTCGGTGCGGGCAGCGTCGCGCAGCGGCGGGTGCCCCGGTTGATCAACGCGGGAGCGCGGGTCGAGGTCGTGTCGCCGGAGGCGACTCCGGCGGTCGAGGCGATGGCGGAGGCCGGTGAGCTCACCTGGCACCGCCGCCCGTACGCCGAGGGCGACCTGGACGGCGCCTGGTACGCGGTGGCGTGCGCGACGGGCAGCGAGGTGAACGAGGCCGTCGCGGCGGAGGCGGAACGTTCCCGGGTGTTCTGCGTGCGCGCCGACGACGCCGCGCAGGGCACCGCCGTCACCCCGGCCGTCGCCGAGCACGGCGGGCTGCTGCTGGGCGTGCTGGCCGGTGGCGCGCACCGCCGTTCCGCCGCCGTGCGGGACGCGCTGGTGGCGGCGCTGCGCACCGGCGTCGTGGACGAGAGCGCCGAGCGGCCCGCGCCCGGTGTCGCGCTGGTCGGCGGTGGACCGGGCGCCCCGGACCTGATCACGGTGCGCGGCAGGCAGCTGCTGGGCCAGGCCGACGTGGTGATCACCGACCGGCTGGCGCCGCGCGAGCTGCTGGAGGAGCTCGGACCGCACGTGGAGGTCGTGGACGCCTCGAAGATCCCGTACGGCCGCGCCGCCAACCAGGACGTGATCAACGAGCTGCTGGTCGAGCACGCGCGGGCCGGGAAGTTCGTGGTGCGCCTCAAGGGCGGCGACCCGTACGTCTTCGGCCGCGGCTACGAGGAGCTGCTGGCCTGCGTGGACGCCGGGGTCCCCGTGACGACCGTTCCCGGCATCACCAGCGCGTTCTCCGTCCCGTCGGCCGCGGACGTGCCGGTGACGCATCGCGGCGTGGCGCACGAGGTGGTGGTGGTGTCCGGCCACGTCGGGCCGCACGACGAGACCTCGCTGGTGGACTGGCCGGCGCTGGCGCGGCTCAAGGGCACGCTGGTGCTGATGATGGCCGTCAAGCGCATCGGCGAGTTCGCGGCGGTGCTGATCGAGCACGGCCGCGACCCGAAGTCGCCGGTCGCGATCGTGCAGGAAGGCACCATGCGCACCCAGCACGCCGTGCGCAGCACCCTCGCCGAAGCCGCCGATTCGGTCCGCGACAACGACATCAAGCCCCCCGCCGTGATCATCGTCGGCCCGGTCGCGGACCTCACCCCCGAGTCCCGCCGCTGA
- a CDS encoding DUF1876 domain-containing protein: MHANRTLTLDMQVIEAGAKTTADVGMITGDGRALHGHGTARRHPDDPDVPQIGDEIALARALFELGHKLLDTAAGDIGERQHRRVHLMA; encoded by the coding sequence ATGCACGCGAACCGGACGCTCACATTGGACATGCAGGTCATCGAAGCGGGGGCGAAGACCACCGCGGACGTCGGGATGATCACCGGCGACGGCCGGGCGCTGCACGGGCACGGCACCGCGCGACGGCACCCGGACGACCCGGACGTCCCGCAGATCGGGGATGAGATCGCGCTCGCCAGAGCGCTGTTCGAACTGGGCCACAAGCTGCTCGACACGGCGGCGGGCGACATCGGCGAACGCCAGCACCGCCGAGTGCACCTCATGGCGTGA
- a CDS encoding response regulator transcription factor, whose translation MRVVLAEDLFLLRDGLTTLLTAHGFEVVAGVETGPELARALTEHRPDVAVVDVRLPPTHTDEGLQAALRARAEIPGLPVLVLSQHVERLYARELLTDGSGAVGYLLKDRVFDAEQFVDAVRRVAAGGTAMDPEVIAKLLDHRARDAPLRRLTERERAVLELMAQGRSNTAIAQRLHVSESAVGKHTASIFAKLDLAQSSDDHRRVRAVLAYLDAER comes from the coding sequence ATGCGCGTCGTCCTCGCCGAAGACCTCTTCCTCCTCCGCGACGGCCTGACGACCCTGCTGACCGCGCACGGGTTCGAGGTCGTCGCCGGGGTGGAGACCGGGCCCGAACTGGCGCGCGCGCTCACCGAGCACCGCCCGGACGTGGCGGTCGTCGACGTGCGGCTGCCCCCGACCCACACCGACGAGGGGCTGCAGGCGGCGTTGCGCGCGCGGGCGGAGATCCCCGGCCTGCCGGTGCTGGTGCTGTCCCAGCACGTGGAGCGGCTCTACGCGCGCGAGCTGCTCACCGACGGGTCGGGCGCGGTGGGCTACCTGCTCAAGGACCGCGTGTTCGACGCGGAGCAGTTCGTCGACGCGGTGCGCCGGGTCGCGGCGGGCGGTACCGCGATGGATCCCGAGGTGATCGCGAAGCTGCTGGACCACCGGGCCCGGGACGCACCGCTGCGGCGGCTCACCGAACGCGAACGCGCCGTGCTGGAGCTGATGGCGCAGGGCCGGTCCAACACGGCCATCGCGCAGCGCCTGCACGTCAGCGAGAGCGCCGTCGGCAAGCACACCGCGAGCATCTTCGCGAAGCTCGACTTGGCGCAGTCCTCCGACGACCACCGGCGAGTGCGGGCCGTGCTGGCCTACCTGGACGCCGAGCGGTGA